One window from the genome of Montipora foliosa isolate CH-2021 chromosome 5, ASM3666993v2, whole genome shotgun sequence encodes:
- the LOC138003336 gene encoding glutamate receptor 2-like isoform X1, with product METKAILNVLILISSLTQRGNSSNKHTYGVINASPIEYHAMTVALNTSSSFGNVTITRKIFNVTNESSLIDQASLFLNVLSLIEGSYATTQACALSTVTGIPLIRLHGNIQPFEPCEKTLQLSASYKAYAHASLDILNTFHWTKVALVFDEFRLHEAGYFHAISRSLKFTVQLLQIPQKVVISQIMQQIAELDPDMILLYTSTEIMKSLMQEKPCNVKAGFKWIVQGQAPMNLTCRENSVVLSMKFQFIEDKATAELRTAPGFNDKETVGLAYDAIQVVRQAMSTHPCSSINGSSVSLQDRHDMLECMKKVNIDGITGPVKFDDDGKRTAVELEILNLRNNSFVKIGNWNSTKLAVLYQDIRTNGGTGSSIGVAGKKIRAVVILDAPFFFANKKEDGTVYYAGYCMDLLNELARTLHFAFEIYVVPDGKYGALTENGTWNGMFGELDRKNADVAVAPLTVTEVREKAVDFMIPFMYFTEDVLIRKQTSKKEIDYLQFMNPFELEVWVCTLATIVIISISVFIINYYSPYGYKQGDGKGTSEEFNYFNSLWFSVACMLQQGGDNTPRSLSGRILAGCYWFCILIWVSTYTANLAAFFTVKNAEDPISNLEDIVKSSYQVGVLDSSSTHAYFQSSTYYLHQKIWSRMERDGTLLKSVEEGVRWVREKDKFVFISDGPMLQHIANQPPCDLKIVTGLFTSKGLSFAFQANSPYVNDFTLATLRLHENDFLDGLKRKWWDTVNNCPEEEVATLSRQRIGLQSMMGVYVVLISGMVIAFVTLFVERYWHKKEMKKSILNKVVIRPNLRPIQVLPSPSAEEKGQEP from the exons ATGGAGACTAAGGCCATCCTCAACGTGCTGATTCTAATAAGTTCATTAACACAAAGAGGAAATTCTTCGAATAAACATACCTATG GAGTTATTAACGCATCTCCAATTGAATATCATGCAATGACTGTCGCTTTGAACACGTCGTCTTCTTTTGGTAATGTTACAATAACTCGGAAAATATTCAACGTCACAAATGAGTCGAGCTTAATCGACCAAG CTTCATTGTTTCTGAACGTTTTAAGTCTTATCGAGGGAAGCTATGCGACAACTCAAGCATGCGCACTATCTACAGTGACAGGCATTCCTCTAATCCGCCTCCATGGAAACATCCAACCATTCGAACCATGCGAAAAGACGTTGCAATTGTCAGCGAGCTATAAAGCCTACGCCCACGCTTCGCTTGACATACTCAATACGTTTCATTGGACAAAAGTTGCACTTGTTTTCGATG aatTTCGTTTACACGAAGCTGGGTACTTCCACGCCATATCCCGGAGTTTAAAGTTCACCGTACAGCTTCTCCAAATTCCTCAGAAAGTTGTGATATCACAAATAATGCAGCAAATTGCGGAACTCGACCCGGATATGATTCTACTGTACACAAGCACGGAAATAATGAAGTCGCTCATGCAAGAG AAGCCGTGTAATGTTAAAGCTGGATTCAAATGGATCGTTCAGGGGCag GCTCCTATGAACTTGACCTGTCGCGAAAACAGCGTCGTTCTCTCTATGAAGTTTCAATTTATCGAAGACAAAGCTACCGCAGAATTGAGAACTGCGCCTGGATTTAACGACAAG GAAACAGTCGGCCTCGCTTACGATGCCATCCAAGTTGTTAGGCAAGCAATGAGCACACATCCATGTTCTTCAATTAATGGATCTTCTGTGTCTTTGCAAGATAGACATGATATGTTGGAGTGCATGAAAAAG GTCAATATAGATGGTATTACAGGTCCTGTCAAATTTGATGATGATGGAAAAAGAACTGCAGTAGAGCTGGAAATTTTAAATCTTCGAAACAATTCCTTCGTGAAA ATTGGCAACTGGAATTCTACTAAGCTGGCTGTGCTCTATCAAGATATTCGGACGAATGGGGGCACAGGATCGTCTATTGGGGTGGCCGGTAAAAAGATCAGGGCTGTTGTCATATTG GATGCACCGTTCTTCTTTGCCAATAAGAAAGAGGATGGTACAGTTTACTATGCAGGGTATTGCATGGACCTGTTAAATGAACTGGCCAGGACACTTCATTTTGCGTTCGAAATCTACGTTGTACCAGATGGAAAATATGGCGCTTTGACAGAAAATGGGACTTGGAACGGGATGTTTGGAGAGCTGGATAGAAAG AACGCTGACGTAGCGGTAGCGCCGTTGACTGTCACAGAAGTTCGTGAAAAGGCCGTGGACTTCATGATTCCATTTATGTATTTTACTGAGGATGTTCTAATCAGGAAACAGacatcaaaaaaagaaattgattaTCTGCAGTTCATGAACCCGTTTGAACTCGAAGTATGGGTCTGTACCCTGGCCACCATTGTCATCATCTCGATCTCTGTGTTTATAATCAACTATTATAGTCCGTATGGTTACAAGCAAGGCGACGGCAAAGGTACTTCGGAAGAGTTCAATTATTTCAATAGTCTGTGGTTCTCAGTTGCTTGTATGCTACAACAAGGAGGTGATAACACCCCAAGAAGCTTATCAG GCCGTATTCTTGCAGGTTGTTATTGGTTTTGCATTCTCATCTGGGTCTCTACATACACTGCGAATCTAGCAGCTTTCTTCACCGTAAAGAACGCTGAGGATCCTATTAGCAATCTCGAGGACATCGTCAAGTCTTCCTACCAGGTTGGAGTCCTCGATTCGTCCAGTACCCACGCCTACTTCCAGTCGAGCACATACTACTTGCACCAAAAGATCTGGTCGAGAATGGAGAGAGACGGTACCTTACTGAAAAGTGTCGAGGAAGGTGTCCGATGGGTGAGGGAGAAGGATAAGTTTGTGTTCATTTCCGACGGACCGATGCTCCAGCATATTGCTAACCAACCACCATGTGATCTCAAAATAG TGACGGGGTTATTTACCTCAAAAGGTCTCTCGTTCGCGTTCCAAGCCAATTCACCTTATGTAAATGATTTTACACTTGCTACTTTGCGACTGCATGAAAATGACTTCCTTGATGGGCTCAAGCGCAAATGGTGGGATACAGTGAACAACTGTCCAGAGGAAGAAGTTGCAA CTTTGTCTCGTCAGCGAATCGGTTTGCAAAGCATGATGGGTGTGTACGTGGTGCTCATCTCTGGGATGGTGATTGCGTTCGTAACACTGTTTGTTGAAAGATACTGGCACAAAAAGGAAATGAAGAAGTCGATTTTGAACAAGGTGGTCATAAG
- the LOC138003336 gene encoding glutamate receptor 2-like isoform X2: protein MTVALNTSSSFGNVTITRKIFNVTNESSLIDQASLFLNVLSLIEGSYATTQACALSTVTGIPLIRLHGNIQPFEPCEKTLQLSASYKAYAHASLDILNTFHWTKVALVFDEFRLHEAGYFHAISRSLKFTVQLLQIPQKVVISQIMQQIAELDPDMILLYTSTEIMKSLMQEKPCNVKAGFKWIVQGQAPMNLTCRENSVVLSMKFQFIEDKATAELRTAPGFNDKETVGLAYDAIQVVRQAMSTHPCSSINGSSVSLQDRHDMLECMKKVNIDGITGPVKFDDDGKRTAVELEILNLRNNSFVKIGNWNSTKLAVLYQDIRTNGGTGSSIGVAGKKIRAVVILDAPFFFANKKEDGTVYYAGYCMDLLNELARTLHFAFEIYVVPDGKYGALTENGTWNGMFGELDRKNADVAVAPLTVTEVREKAVDFMIPFMYFTEDVLIRKQTSKKEIDYLQFMNPFELEVWVCTLATIVIISISVFIINYYSPYGYKQGDGKGTSEEFNYFNSLWFSVACMLQQGGDNTPRSLSGRILAGCYWFCILIWVSTYTANLAAFFTVKNAEDPISNLEDIVKSSYQVGVLDSSSTHAYFQSSTYYLHQKIWSRMERDGTLLKSVEEGVRWVREKDKFVFISDGPMLQHIANQPPCDLKIVTGLFTSKGLSFAFQANSPYVNDFTLATLRLHENDFLDGLKRKWWDTVNNCPEEEVATLSRQRIGLQSMMGVYVVLISGMVIAFVTLFVERYWHKKEMKKSILNKVVIRPNLRPIQVLPSPSAEEKGQEP from the exons ATGACTGTCGCTTTGAACACGTCGTCTTCTTTTGGTAATGTTACAATAACTCGGAAAATATTCAACGTCACAAATGAGTCGAGCTTAATCGACCAAG CTTCATTGTTTCTGAACGTTTTAAGTCTTATCGAGGGAAGCTATGCGACAACTCAAGCATGCGCACTATCTACAGTGACAGGCATTCCTCTAATCCGCCTCCATGGAAACATCCAACCATTCGAACCATGCGAAAAGACGTTGCAATTGTCAGCGAGCTATAAAGCCTACGCCCACGCTTCGCTTGACATACTCAATACGTTTCATTGGACAAAAGTTGCACTTGTTTTCGATG aatTTCGTTTACACGAAGCTGGGTACTTCCACGCCATATCCCGGAGTTTAAAGTTCACCGTACAGCTTCTCCAAATTCCTCAGAAAGTTGTGATATCACAAATAATGCAGCAAATTGCGGAACTCGACCCGGATATGATTCTACTGTACACAAGCACGGAAATAATGAAGTCGCTCATGCAAGAG AAGCCGTGTAATGTTAAAGCTGGATTCAAATGGATCGTTCAGGGGCag GCTCCTATGAACTTGACCTGTCGCGAAAACAGCGTCGTTCTCTCTATGAAGTTTCAATTTATCGAAGACAAAGCTACCGCAGAATTGAGAACTGCGCCTGGATTTAACGACAAG GAAACAGTCGGCCTCGCTTACGATGCCATCCAAGTTGTTAGGCAAGCAATGAGCACACATCCATGTTCTTCAATTAATGGATCTTCTGTGTCTTTGCAAGATAGACATGATATGTTGGAGTGCATGAAAAAG GTCAATATAGATGGTATTACAGGTCCTGTCAAATTTGATGATGATGGAAAAAGAACTGCAGTAGAGCTGGAAATTTTAAATCTTCGAAACAATTCCTTCGTGAAA ATTGGCAACTGGAATTCTACTAAGCTGGCTGTGCTCTATCAAGATATTCGGACGAATGGGGGCACAGGATCGTCTATTGGGGTGGCCGGTAAAAAGATCAGGGCTGTTGTCATATTG GATGCACCGTTCTTCTTTGCCAATAAGAAAGAGGATGGTACAGTTTACTATGCAGGGTATTGCATGGACCTGTTAAATGAACTGGCCAGGACACTTCATTTTGCGTTCGAAATCTACGTTGTACCAGATGGAAAATATGGCGCTTTGACAGAAAATGGGACTTGGAACGGGATGTTTGGAGAGCTGGATAGAAAG AACGCTGACGTAGCGGTAGCGCCGTTGACTGTCACAGAAGTTCGTGAAAAGGCCGTGGACTTCATGATTCCATTTATGTATTTTACTGAGGATGTTCTAATCAGGAAACAGacatcaaaaaaagaaattgattaTCTGCAGTTCATGAACCCGTTTGAACTCGAAGTATGGGTCTGTACCCTGGCCACCATTGTCATCATCTCGATCTCTGTGTTTATAATCAACTATTATAGTCCGTATGGTTACAAGCAAGGCGACGGCAAAGGTACTTCGGAAGAGTTCAATTATTTCAATAGTCTGTGGTTCTCAGTTGCTTGTATGCTACAACAAGGAGGTGATAACACCCCAAGAAGCTTATCAG GCCGTATTCTTGCAGGTTGTTATTGGTTTTGCATTCTCATCTGGGTCTCTACATACACTGCGAATCTAGCAGCTTTCTTCACCGTAAAGAACGCTGAGGATCCTATTAGCAATCTCGAGGACATCGTCAAGTCTTCCTACCAGGTTGGAGTCCTCGATTCGTCCAGTACCCACGCCTACTTCCAGTCGAGCACATACTACTTGCACCAAAAGATCTGGTCGAGAATGGAGAGAGACGGTACCTTACTGAAAAGTGTCGAGGAAGGTGTCCGATGGGTGAGGGAGAAGGATAAGTTTGTGTTCATTTCCGACGGACCGATGCTCCAGCATATTGCTAACCAACCACCATGTGATCTCAAAATAG TGACGGGGTTATTTACCTCAAAAGGTCTCTCGTTCGCGTTCCAAGCCAATTCACCTTATGTAAATGATTTTACACTTGCTACTTTGCGACTGCATGAAAATGACTTCCTTGATGGGCTCAAGCGCAAATGGTGGGATACAGTGAACAACTGTCCAGAGGAAGAAGTTGCAA CTTTGTCTCGTCAGCGAATCGGTTTGCAAAGCATGATGGGTGTGTACGTGGTGCTCATCTCTGGGATGGTGATTGCGTTCGTAACACTGTTTGTTGAAAGATACTGGCACAAAAAGGAAATGAAGAAGTCGATTTTGAACAAGGTGGTCATAAG